In Candidatus Devosia phytovorans, the DNA window GAGCAAGGATGCCAGATCGATTGGTATTGCGCTTGTCGTCGATATGGCACGTGGCAAGGGTGGTCATTGCGTGGTGCGCTGCGGCGATCACTTCTCGGTGGTCAAATCGGGAGAGATCACGCCGCTGATGGAAAAGGTCATCCGCAAGCAGCTTGGTCTCTAACGGGCGAAAGGAACAGTCGATGACGAGCTACTACGCGACTTTCGAGCCTGACGAAGATGGCGTGCTCGTCACCTTTCCTGACGTGCCCGAAGCGATCAGCGGCGGCGTCGATCGGGCTGAAGCCATGACCAATGCTCAGGATGCGCTGGAAGTCGCGCTCCTCACCTATGTCGGCGACGGCAAGGCGCTGCCCATTGCCAAGGCAAAACAGGGCGTGCTCGTCAGTCTGTCGGCCAGCACGGCTGTCAAGATCGCTTTCATCGAGGCCTTCCGGTCTTCGCAGCTGACCCGTGTCGCTCTTGCCGAGCGGCTTGGCAAGCAGGAAGGCGAGGTGCGGCGCATGCTCGACCCCTACCATGCGACCAAGCTGCCAGCGATGGAGGCAGGCCTGCAGGCTCTAGGCAAGCAATTGGTCGTCTCGGTCCACAACGCCGCCTGAGATTGGCCGGGGATCGGCGGTCAGCCGACCCTCTCCCAACAAGGAAGAGGGTCGGGCCAATGCCTCAGGCCAGCGGCTTGAGGTTGGCTTCGATGCTGGCGCGGCGGCCTTCGAGGAAGGGCGGCAGCGACAGGCTTTCGCCCAGGGTTTCCAGCGGCTCGTCGGCGGTGAAGCCGGGGACGTCGGTGGCAATCTCGAACAGGATGCCATTGGGTTCGCGGAAGTAGAGCGAGGTGAAGTAGAAGCGTTCCACCTCGCCGCTCGAGCGCAGGCCTGCCTTGGTGACGCGATCGATCCACTGGCGCAGGCTATCCTGATCGGGCGTGCGGAAGGCGACGTGATGCACGCCGCCGGCACCGGGCCGGGCCATGGGGAGGCTTGGGTCCACCGCAACGTGAACTTCGGCGCCCGGACCGCCGGGGCCCATTTCAAAGACATGGGTTTCGGGGGTGTGGCTGGTCGTTGCATATTCGCGGACCTTGCGCATGTTCATGACCTGGGTCAGCACGGCCTCGGTGCGGTCGAGCCGTGGGACCGAGAGCGTGATCGGGCCGAGGCCGATGATCTGCTGTTCGGCCGGTACAGGCGACTTGGCCCAGGGCACGACCGTGTTGGCGGCGTCGATCACCATGCGGAAGCGCTGGCCTTCGAAATCCTCGAAATCGAGCGAGAGCTGACCATTGCGCTCCTTGATGGCGCTGGAGGTCACGTCGTGTTCGGCCAGGTGGTTCTTCCACCAGTTGAGGCTGTCTTCGCTGGCGACGCGCAGGCCGGTGCGGCCGACCGTGTGATTGCCGCGGCTTTCGCGTGGGGCGTCGAAATCGAAGAAGGTCAGGTCGGCGCCAGGCGAGGCGACGCCGTCACCGTAAAAGAGGTGATAGGCGGTGGTGTCGTCCTGGTTGACCGTCTTCTTGATCAGCCGCATGCCCAGCGTCTGGGTATAGAAAGCCACGTTCCTCTTCGCCTCGGCGGTGACCGCCGTGAGGTGATGGATGCCTCCGAGTTCGAGCGTCATTTGGGTTTCTCCTGAACCGGCGCGATCATCGCGCTGCTGTTGGCTCAAGATGTAATCGCCTTTCCCTGCATTGGGGAGACGGACAATCCCGACAGACTGATGTCGAATTTTGAACGATTGATCACAAGTCGGAGCAACATGTCTTTTTGACATGCATCGACTCGCCGTCTTGCGTTATCCCTTCGTGTGAACATAAAGGGAACGAAAATGGCAGTCCTGACTTTGCGCCGGAAGCTGGCCATCCTTTCCGATGCAGCGAAATATGATGCGAGCTGTGCTTCGTCGGGCACGGAAAAGCGCTCAAGCGCCGGCACGGGCGGCGTTGGCTCAACTGAGGGGAGTGGCATCTGCCATTCCTACGCGCCGGACGGCCGATGTATATCGCTGCTCAAGATCCTGCTCACCAATTTCTGCGTCTATGACTGCATCTATTGCGTCAATCGTTCGTCGTCCAACGTCGCTCGGGCGAGGTTCAGCGTGGAAGAGGTCGTGCAGCTGACGCTCGATTTCTACAAGCGCAATTATATCGAGGGCCTGTTTCTCTCGTCGGGCATAATCCGTTCGCCGGATTATACGATGGAGGAACTGGTGCGCGTCGCGCGGAGCCTGCGCGAGGACCATCATTTCGCTGGCTATATCCATCTCAAGGTCATTCCCAATGCCGCGCCGGGCCTGCTGGCTGAGGCGGGGCGCTGGGCGGACCGGCTGTCGACCAATATCGAGATGCCGACCGATATAGGCCTTGAGACCCTGGCACCAGAGAAGAAGCCGAGCGAGATCCGCGCCGCCATGGCCAATGTGCGCGGCAAGCTGGACGAAGCAGCGCCGGACAGGAAGGCCAAGGCGAAGAAGGCGAAGTTTGCGCCGGCCGGACAATCGACGCAGATGATCGTCGGTGCCGATGCGGCCGATGATGGGGCGATCCTGCACCGGGCGGCAGGGCTTTATTCGGGCTACAAGCTGCGGCGGGTGTATTATTCGGCTTTTTCACCCATTCCCGATGCGAGTTCGCGTCTGCCGCTCAAAGCGCCGCCGCTGATGCGGGAGCATCGCCTCTATCAGGCTGATTGGCTGATCCGCTTCTATGGTTTTGATGTGCCGGAAATCGTTTCGGGCGGGGAGGATGGGCTGCTCGATCTCGCTATCGACCCCAAGCTCGCCTGGGCGCTGAAGAGCCGGGCGCGGTTTCCGGTGGATGTGAACCGCGCCGACCGGGAAATGCTGTTGCGGGTGCCGGGTCTGGGGACGCGCAGCGTCGACCGGATCATCGCGACGCGCCGACATCACCGACTGCGGCTGGACGATGTGGCCAGGATCGCCGGAGCGATCGACAAGGTGCGGCCGTTTATCCTGGCGGCGGACTGGTCGCCGGGCGGGTTGACCGACGATAATCGTTTGCGCGCGCGCCTGACGCCGCAGCCGGCGCAATTGAGCTTGTTCTGATGATTTCGGTCCGGCTCGAGGGGCTCAACGACTTCGACGAATGGCGCCAGCAGGCCCGACGACTTCTTGCGGCTGGGTTATCGCCTGCCCAGGTGGTCTGGCGGGTAGGGGATGAGGAGAGCGGACTCTTCGAAGCTGGCGACGACATGCTGCCCGAACCCGATGGTCCGGTCGGCAATGTGCCGCGGGCTTTTCCGGATCTCGCCCGGCAGGTGATCCAGCATTCCGACCCGCAGCGCTTCGCGCTGCTTTACCGCATGCTGTGGCGACTGCAGGATGACCCCCATTTGCTGTCCAATGCGGCGGATAAGGATAACAGTCTGTTAACCAATTGGGCCTCTGCGGTACGGCGTGACAGCCACAAAATGAAGGCCTTCGTGCGGTTCAAGTCGATCGTGGATGACAGCGGGCTTGAGCGCTATGCGGCCTGGTTCGAGCCGGAACACTATTCGCTGGAGACGACGGCGCCATTTTTCGTACGGCGGTTCGACGGGATGATGTGGGCGATCATCACGCCCTATCGCAGTGCCTTCTGGGATGGCGAGAGCCTCGCCTTCGGACCGGGCGGGCAGAAAAGCGATGTGCCACAGGACGATGCGGTGGAGGGCGACTGGAAAACCTATTTTGCCTCGATCTTCAACCCGGCGCGGCTGAAAGTATCGATGATGAAGTCTGAAATGCCGGTCAAATACTGGAAGAACCTGCCCGAAGCGGAGCTCATCGCTCCGCTGATCCGCAATGCGCGGAACATGGAAGCCGAGATGATCGAACGGGCGACGACACAGCCGCCCTCACGGCATTTGCGGCAGCAGGCCAGACTGCCCGAAGATGTTGGTGCATCTCAACAAATCGGCACGCTTACAGACGCTCGTGCTGCGGTGCAGGATTGCCGGCGCTGCGGGCTGTGCGAGCATGCGACACAGGCCGTGTTCGGCGAGGGGCCGGAGCATGCCGATGTGATGTTCGTGGGCGAGCAGCCGGGCGATCAGGAGGATCTGGCTGGCAGGCCCTTCATCGGA includes these proteins:
- a CDS encoding type II toxin-antitoxin system HicB family antitoxin, translating into MTSYYATFEPDEDGVLVTFPDVPEAISGGVDRAEAMTNAQDALEVALLTYVGDGKALPIAKAKQGVLVSLSASTAVKIAFIEAFRSSQLTRVALAERLGKQEGEVRRMLDPYHATKLPAMEAGLQALGKQLVVSVHNAA
- a CDS encoding ring-cleaving dioxygenase, encoding MTLELGGIHHLTAVTAEAKRNVAFYTQTLGMRLIKKTVNQDDTTAYHLFYGDGVASPGADLTFFDFDAPRESRGNHTVGRTGLRVASEDSLNWWKNHLAEHDVTSSAIKERNGQLSLDFEDFEGQRFRMVIDAANTVVPWAKSPVPAEQQIIGLGPITLSVPRLDRTEAVLTQVMNMRKVREYATTSHTPETHVFEMGPGGPGAEVHVAVDPSLPMARPGAGGVHHVAFRTPDQDSLRQWIDRVTKAGLRSSGEVERFYFTSLYFREPNGILFEIATDVPGFTADEPLETLGESLSLPPFLEGRRASIEANLKPLA
- a CDS encoding putative DNA modification/repair radical SAM protein, translating into MAVLTLRRKLAILSDAAKYDASCASSGTEKRSSAGTGGVGSTEGSGICHSYAPDGRCISLLKILLTNFCVYDCIYCVNRSSSNVARARFSVEEVVQLTLDFYKRNYIEGLFLSSGIIRSPDYTMEELVRVARSLREDHHFAGYIHLKVIPNAAPGLLAEAGRWADRLSTNIEMPTDIGLETLAPEKKPSEIRAAMANVRGKLDEAAPDRKAKAKKAKFAPAGQSTQMIVGADAADDGAILHRAAGLYSGYKLRRVYYSAFSPIPDASSRLPLKAPPLMREHRLYQADWLIRFYGFDVPEIVSGGEDGLLDLAIDPKLAWALKSRARFPVDVNRADREMLLRVPGLGTRSVDRIIATRRHHRLRLDDVARIAGAIDKVRPFILAADWSPGGLTDDNRLRARLTPQPAQLSLF
- a CDS encoding UdgX family uracil-DNA binding protein (This protein belongs to the uracil DNA glycosylase superfamily, members of which act in excision repair of DNA. However, it belongs more specifically to UdgX branch, whose founding member was found to bind uracil in DNA (where it does not belong), without cleaving it, appears to promote DNA repair by a pathway involving RecA, rather than base excision.), yielding MISVRLEGLNDFDEWRQQARRLLAAGLSPAQVVWRVGDEESGLFEAGDDMLPEPDGPVGNVPRAFPDLARQVIQHSDPQRFALLYRMLWRLQDDPHLLSNAADKDNSLLTNWASAVRRDSHKMKAFVRFKSIVDDSGLERYAAWFEPEHYSLETTAPFFVRRFDGMMWAIITPYRSAFWDGESLAFGPGGQKSDVPQDDAVEGDWKTYFASIFNPARLKVSMMKSEMPVKYWKNLPEAELIAPLIRNARNMEAEMIERATTQPPSRHLRQQARLPEDVGASQQIGTLTDARAAVQDCRRCGLCEHATQAVFGEGPEHADVMFVGEQPGDQEDLAGRPFIGPAGQVFDRAVEKVGIDRSRVYVTNAVKHFKFEPRGKRRIHQRPDGGEVQACKFWLNLELGFVKPKVVVALGATAATSLIGKSATIGKLRGAPLDMADGNTLFVTNHPSYLLRIPDAAKKAEEQAKFEEDLLLVRQAMAGLHRQH